Proteins encoded in a region of the Enterococcus gilvus ATCC BAA-350 genome:
- a CDS encoding MATE family efflux transporter yields MEGTNPLGVEKVSRLLWRFSIPAIIGMVVNALYNVVDRIYIGNAPGLGANGLAGITIGFPIMIILLSIGILFGVGGATLFSMKLGAGETEEAELALGNAFSLLLISGVLFMVLGQVFLSPLLAAFGASPQVLPYAIGYMRIIFWGAVFQIVSIGLNNFLRADGQPKLAMVTMFMGAGVNIILDPVFIYVFDMGMAGAALATILSQFISMVWILTYFFSKRSHHPIRLKNMVLKWGTAIRITALGLPNFLLQLGNSVLNVVLNMTLLSYGGDIAVSGMGIVNSIQTILLMPITGLVQGAQPIVSFNFGAKKFNRVRETQKYAILIATTIVGIGWLATRIIPEPLVRLFNSEPELLAFGTQALQTWFLGLPIIGFQIVASNFFQATGRTRSAIFLTLTRQIILLIPAILLFSQTWGMAGLLHAAPFSDAAAGLLTAVFYIGGIKRLTKEEAEGDQLDYEIE; encoded by the coding sequence ATGGAGGGAACGAATCCATTAGGGGTTGAAAAAGTTTCGCGGTTGTTATGGCGGTTCTCCATTCCGGCGATCATTGGGATGGTCGTGAATGCGTTGTACAATGTCGTGGACCGTATTTACATTGGAAATGCGCCGGGATTAGGAGCGAACGGGTTAGCAGGGATCACGATCGGCTTTCCCATCATGATCATTTTGTTGTCGATCGGAATATTGTTTGGTGTTGGCGGTGCGACGTTGTTTTCCATGAAATTGGGCGCCGGGGAAACAGAAGAGGCGGAGCTTGCGTTAGGGAATGCCTTTTCTCTGCTGCTGATCAGCGGGGTTCTTTTCATGGTTCTTGGACAGGTGTTTCTGTCCCCGCTGCTTGCCGCATTCGGTGCCAGTCCGCAAGTTTTGCCTTATGCCATCGGGTATATGCGCATCATCTTTTGGGGCGCCGTGTTCCAAATCGTCAGTATTGGCTTAAACAACTTTTTGCGGGCAGACGGGCAACCGAAGCTGGCGATGGTGACGATGTTTATGGGAGCGGGGGTCAACATCATCCTCGATCCAGTCTTTATTTATGTCTTTGATATGGGCATGGCAGGCGCGGCGTTGGCGACGATCCTGTCGCAGTTCATTTCAATGGTCTGGATATTGACCTATTTTTTCAGCAAGCGAAGCCATCACCCCATTCGCCTGAAAAATATGGTGCTCAAGTGGGGGACCGCGATTCGGATCACGGCATTGGGACTGCCTAATTTTCTGCTGCAATTGGGAAACAGTGTGCTGAACGTCGTGTTGAATATGACGTTGCTGAGCTATGGCGGGGATATCGCTGTATCAGGCATGGGCATCGTCAATAGCATCCAGACGATCTTACTGATGCCGATCACAGGACTGGTCCAAGGAGCTCAGCCGATCGTCAGCTTCAATTTCGGGGCTAAAAAATTCAATCGCGTTCGAGAAACGCAAAAATATGCGATCCTGATTGCCACCACGATCGTTGGTATCGGGTGGCTGGCAACGAGGATCATACCGGAGCCGCTGGTTCGGCTGTTCAACAGCGAACCAGAATTGTTGGCCTTTGGCACACAAGCATTGCAGACGTGGTTCCTAGGGTTGCCGATCATTGGCTTCCAAATCGTAGCGTCAAATTTCTTTCAAGCGACTGGGCGCACGAGGTCAGCTATTTTTCTAACGCTGACGCGTCAAATCATCCTGTTGATCCCAGCCATCCTGCTTTTTTCCCAAACATGGGGGATGGCTGGCCTGCTCCACGCGGCACCCTTTTCAGATGCCGCTGCCGGATTATTGACAGCCGTTTTTTACATTGGCGGCATCAAACGCCTGACGAAGGAAGAAGCCGAGGGGGATCAGTTGGATTATGAAATCGAATAA
- a CDS encoding histidine phosphatase family protein, with translation MKKKLVGLLSLMSILLVAAGTVTSGVSEAAAKEAKQPKETTIYLVRHGKTWFNTQNQVQGFCDSLLTEEGEAQAKLVGEGLKEVKFRAAYSGDLGRQIKTAQLILEQNNKKTPQIIENKGFREKNFGGFEGQSNDDMNLAVAKSLNLDYPEGSDELWDFLKEQLTEEELANKVAEVDPTKTAETYDQMKQRVEKAMPQALKKVTKKGGNVLIVSSGGIIPILLESIAPGSYQGEKIANCSVTTLTYKDGKYTIDTIGDTSFVDQKE, from the coding sequence ATGAAAAAGAAATTAGTAGGGCTATTATCCCTGATGAGCATTCTGCTGGTCGCTGCCGGAACAGTGACCAGCGGAGTAAGTGAAGCAGCAGCCAAAGAAGCCAAGCAACCCAAGGAAACGACAATTTATTTAGTCAGACATGGAAAAACGTGGTTCAATACGCAGAATCAAGTCCAAGGATTTTGCGACAGCTTGCTGACGGAAGAAGGAGAAGCACAGGCAAAATTAGTCGGTGAAGGGTTGAAAGAAGTCAAATTCCGCGCGGCGTATTCCGGTGATTTAGGTCGCCAAATAAAAACAGCCCAGTTGATTTTAGAGCAAAACAACAAGAAAACACCGCAAATCATTGAGAACAAAGGCTTTAGAGAGAAGAATTTTGGCGGCTTTGAAGGTCAGTCCAATGATGACATGAATCTCGCTGTTGCCAAGTCGTTGAATCTGGATTATCCCGAAGGCAGCGATGAGCTGTGGGATTTCTTAAAGGAGCAACTGACGGAAGAAGAGCTGGCAAATAAAGTAGCGGAGGTCGATCCAACGAAGACGGCTGAAACTTACGATCAGATGAAGCAGCGTGTAGAAAAAGCAATGCCGCAAGCACTAAAAAAAGTGACCAAAAAAGGCGGGAATGTTTTGATCGTTTCATCCGGCGGTATCATTCCGATCTTACTGGAAAGCATCGCCCCTGGAAGCTATCAAGGAGAAAAAATCGCCAATTGCAGTGTCACTACGTTGACCTATAAAGATGGGAAATACACGATCGATACGATCGGCGATACCAGCTTTGTTGATCAAAAAGAATAA
- a CDS encoding bifunctional aspartate transaminase/aspartate 4-decarboxylase, whose translation MVTKKEEQQLETLGAFEISNDMLKLAQHNEKNNIFLNAGRGNPNWLNTKARLAFARIIEFGTQESRRTMDQGDLAGYTTLEGIRERLETFLDSESSEIDRFLLDAVDYAHDQLGADKDEFVKELVDGAIGNNYPVPSRILKNSERVINAYLESALYRGEKLADQTELFPTEGGTAAIVYIFNSLKENKLIKKGDKIAINTPIFTPYLQIPELNDYDMVEVDLRSTEENNWEIQASEIDKLNDKDIKAFFIVNPSNPGAMAFDDAALAEIKKVVEARPDFIIITDDVYGTFVTDFKTVYSVVPHNTLLVYSYSKLFGATGWRLGVIAANKDNVFDRLIGKLDEKDKEELNTRYAINVIDPEKMSFIDRMVADSRSVGLYHTSGLSTPQQIMEVLFSLTHLLNREKDAYIDASKAIVDRRYDALYKGLKIEKNPSKENSKYYSLIDIYGLAEELYGSAFKDYLVDNFEQVDFLYNLSEKNGVVLMDGVGFGTQPGELRVSEANLPDEDYEILAKQILELLGEYHAQFLQH comes from the coding sequence ATGGTAACAAAAAAAGAAGAACAACAATTAGAAACACTCGGCGCATTTGAAATAAGCAATGACATGTTGAAACTGGCGCAGCACAATGAAAAGAACAATATCTTTTTGAACGCCGGCAGAGGCAATCCTAACTGGCTCAACACAAAGGCTCGTTTGGCTTTTGCACGGATCATTGAATTTGGTACACAGGAATCAAGACGGACGATGGATCAGGGAGATTTGGCTGGCTACACGACGTTGGAAGGAATCCGTGAACGCTTAGAGACGTTTTTAGATTCGGAATCCAGCGAGATCGACCGCTTTTTGTTAGACGCAGTTGACTATGCCCACGATCAGCTTGGTGCAGACAAAGATGAATTCGTGAAAGAATTGGTCGATGGTGCGATAGGAAATAATTACCCAGTGCCTAGCCGAATATTGAAAAATAGCGAGCGTGTGATCAACGCGTATTTGGAATCTGCTTTGTATCGCGGTGAAAAATTAGCTGATCAAACGGAGCTGTTCCCTACAGAAGGCGGGACCGCAGCGATCGTGTATATTTTTAATTCATTAAAGGAAAACAAGCTTATCAAGAAAGGCGATAAGATCGCGATCAATACACCGATCTTCACGCCATATCTGCAAATCCCTGAACTAAACGACTATGACATGGTCGAAGTTGATTTGCGTTCAACGGAAGAAAATAATTGGGAAATCCAAGCTTCCGAAATCGATAAATTAAACGACAAAGATATCAAAGCCTTCTTTATCGTGAACCCTTCAAATCCAGGTGCGATGGCTTTTGACGATGCTGCTTTAGCTGAAATCAAAAAGGTCGTCGAAGCACGCCCCGATTTTATCATCATTACTGACGATGTGTATGGGACTTTTGTGACGGACTTCAAAACAGTGTACAGTGTCGTTCCCCACAACACCTTGCTTGTCTACTCGTATTCAAAATTGTTTGGTGCGACTGGCTGGCGACTAGGCGTGATCGCAGCGAATAAAGACAATGTCTTTGATCGATTGATCGGCAAATTGGACGAAAAAGACAAGGAAGAATTGAATACCCGCTACGCCATCAATGTCATCGATCCAGAAAAGATGTCCTTCATCGACCGAATGGTGGCAGACAGCCGCTCCGTGGGACTCTACCATACATCCGGCTTGTCGACACCGCAGCAAATCATGGAAGTATTGTTTTCATTGACCCATTTGCTGAATCGGGAAAAGGATGCCTACATTGATGCGTCAAAAGCCATCGTTGATCGACGCTACGATGCCTTATATAAAGGCTTGAAAATCGAAAAAAATCCAAGCAAAGAAAACAGTAAATATTATAGCCTTATTGATATTTATGGCCTTGCAGAAGAATTGTACGGTTCAGCATTCAAGGATTATTTAGTCGATAATTTTGAACAGGTAGATTTCCTCTATAATCTGTCAGAGAAAAATGGCGTGGTTCTGATGGATGGTGTTGGGTTCGGGACGCAACCGGGAGAACTGCGTGTATCAGAAGCCAATCTGCCAGATGAGGACTATGAGATCTTGGCAAAACAAATTCTTGAATTGCTTGGTGAATACCATGCGCAATTTTTACAACACTAA
- a CDS encoding BglG family transcription antiterminator produces MKEKQDYLLRLLLQQDTPVSSRILAEKMGVSIRTVKNYIYQLNRLGSVPVIHSSNLGYTIVPEEAAKLLATPQNENDLPQTFKERSFFIIKQILMEHQQLNIFDLSDELFVSYSTIKSDLARMNKEYEKYHVKFVLKQDEIQIVGEEKEKRRLISYIIFEEVPHKFIDKQILEATFDKADIEKLSTIIHSIMHESNYHLNDFSFVNLMLHLLILLDSVRNDKSLVTRNWFSSWLREDKAQLVTQMIAMIEEAFELSLNSLEKEEIHMIFQANANYIPSNNLKELEQIIGSDISQAVDEVLEDVRQTFGINLMSENFLVPFSLHISGLFSRAKQETSLKNPMLESLKKSFPMVYDVSVYLSLRLSALFDISISEDETAYIALHIGSELEGQKRNLSKIRTVLLCPKYMNLDEQLYEKLHQHFGNELNIQTVVPKFSEVAELDFELLITTLPVPDSQDFLVINVSPIFTEEQRVMLLNELGNIRLDRKKSILRQNFDDYFNEIFFTSDLKADNSDEAITEMCHVLEKEGVIPAVFTTHVLEREHASSTAFEAIAIPHSVYMDAHRTVISIAISEKGIAWGNQKVHIILLAAINDVDRRRFTDIYEALISLFETADGYQEIKRIKNFSAFRSFIYTKIKRKY; encoded by the coding sequence ATGAAGGAAAAACAAGACTACTTGCTGAGATTGCTGCTGCAGCAAGATACTCCTGTCTCTTCCAGAATTTTGGCTGAAAAAATGGGCGTTTCTATCCGAACGGTGAAAAATTATATCTATCAATTAAATAGATTGGGCTCTGTCCCCGTGATCCATTCCTCCAATCTAGGCTACACGATCGTCCCAGAGGAAGCCGCGAAGCTATTAGCCACGCCGCAAAATGAAAACGATTTACCTCAAACCTTCAAGGAACGGTCTTTCTTTATCATCAAACAAATCTTGATGGAGCATCAACAGCTAAACATTTTTGACCTCTCCGATGAATTATTCGTGAGCTATTCCACAATAAAATCAGATCTTGCCCGAATGAATAAGGAATATGAGAAATACCACGTGAAGTTCGTACTCAAGCAAGACGAGATCCAGATCGTGGGGGAGGAAAAGGAAAAACGCCGGCTGATCTCTTATATCATCTTTGAAGAAGTGCCCCATAAATTTATCGACAAGCAAATTTTAGAAGCCACCTTCGATAAGGCGGACATTGAAAAATTATCCACTATCATTCACAGCATCATGCACGAATCTAATTATCATTTGAATGACTTTTCCTTTGTCAATTTGATGCTGCACTTATTGATTCTGCTAGATTCTGTGCGGAACGATAAGTCTTTAGTCACTCGAAATTGGTTCAGCTCCTGGCTGCGGGAAGACAAAGCACAGCTAGTCACACAAATGATCGCCATGATCGAAGAGGCGTTTGAGCTGTCTTTGAATAGTTTGGAAAAAGAAGAGATCCACATGATCTTTCAAGCCAACGCCAACTATATTCCTTCGAATAATTTGAAGGAGCTGGAGCAGATCATAGGAAGCGATATTTCTCAGGCAGTGGATGAGGTGTTGGAGGATGTCCGGCAAACCTTTGGGATCAATCTCATGAGCGAGAATTTTCTTGTTCCCTTCTCGCTGCATATCAGCGGGCTGTTCTCTCGTGCCAAACAGGAGACTTCTTTGAAAAATCCCATGCTGGAGTCGTTGAAAAAGAGCTTTCCGATGGTCTACGATGTCTCGGTCTACCTGTCGTTACGGTTAAGCGCCTTGTTTGATATTTCCATCAGCGAAGACGAGACCGCCTATATCGCCTTGCATATCGGTTCTGAACTGGAGGGGCAAAAACGCAACCTTTCAAAGATACGGACGGTTCTTTTATGTCCAAAATACATGAATCTAGATGAACAGCTTTATGAAAAGCTGCATCAACACTTCGGCAATGAGCTGAACATCCAAACCGTCGTCCCCAAATTTTCTGAGGTGGCAGAATTGGATTTTGAATTGTTGATCACTACGCTGCCTGTCCCTGATTCACAGGACTTTCTCGTGATTAATGTTTCTCCGATCTTTACAGAAGAACAGCGCGTGATGCTGCTTAATGAGCTGGGGAACATTCGACTGGATCGAAAGAAGAGCATCCTGCGTCAAAACTTTGACGATTACTTCAACGAAATCTTTTTTACCAGTGACCTGAAGGCGGATAATTCAGATGAGGCAATCACTGAGATGTGCCATGTATTAGAAAAAGAAGGCGTGATCCCCGCCGTGTTCACGACCCATGTATTAGAAAGAGAGCACGCATCTTCAACAGCCTTTGAAGCGATCGCGATCCCCCATTCTGTCTATATGGATGCCCATCGAACCGTCATTAGCATCGCCATTTCTGAAAAAGGGATCGCTTGGGGAAATCAAAAGGTCCACATCATCCTATTGGCTGCGATCAACGATGTGGATCGTCGGAGGTTCACGGACATTTACGAGGCCTTGATCTCTCTTTTCGAGACGGCTGACGGCTATCAAGAAATCAAACGGATCAAAAATTTTTCTGCCTTTCGCTCGTTTATTTATACGAAGATCAAACGGAAATATTAA
- a CDS encoding PTS lactose/cellobiose transporter subunit IIA, whose translation MMEETEVLEEENELISVAMQIILHAGNGRTKAQEAIKYAKEQDFEAAQDALKEAKDHIVLAHRSQTAIIQNEAAGKSYQPSLLFTHAQDHLMTITSEVNMTRDLVDLFEVVMKKQETV comes from the coding sequence ATGATGGAAGAAACAGAAGTACTCGAAGAAGAAAATGAACTGATCTCGGTAGCCATGCAAATCATTTTACACGCAGGTAACGGCCGAACAAAGGCGCAAGAAGCCATCAAATACGCAAAAGAACAAGATTTCGAGGCGGCTCAAGACGCGTTGAAGGAAGCAAAGGACCATATCGTGTTGGCCCATCGCTCTCAAACTGCGATCATCCAAAATGAAGCAGCAGGAAAAAGCTACCAGCCTAGCTTACTTTTCACCCATGCGCAGGATCATTTGATGACGATCACCAGCGAAGTCAATATGACCAGAGATTTAGTCGATCTGTTTGAAGTAGTGATGAAAAAGCAGGAGACCGTTTAA
- a CDS encoding PTS sugar transporter subunit IIC, whose product MKKFMDWLANSFAPKAKSLTQRPSVAGLSSAMQKLIPFIMTGSIVFFYNVFRSYIPQLPDLGNISNYSFGMIGLIAAFMVANQYMEKFKHANYSITAGIVSVCVLMMTLQPVGAEEGVYDMGRVGPTGILIGVIVGAVVSVIFHYFSKLHLLRNSELPDFVVEWINNIIPIFLSLALWSTLIFALKIDVFEVIINLFEPIQSFGQSLPGLILLVLIPAFFYSMGISTWLWSAIQNPIFIAGIAANALALKSGDTGMNIVTNETVYSLGLIMMGGTGATLSLNLLMCFSKAKKLKTLGRICIGPSLFNINEPIVFSTPVVMNPILMMPMWINSITGSIVVWFAMRGGLLNIPQELMQVAQIPAPISSVMILQDFRAILWYVLLFAMYLLTWYPFFKVYEREVLAEEVKEEQVGAELTAPVEAV is encoded by the coding sequence ATGAAAAAATTTATGGATTGGCTGGCCAATTCGTTTGCGCCAAAAGCAAAAAGTCTGACACAGCGCCCGTCCGTTGCCGGGTTATCGAGTGCGATGCAAAAATTGATTCCCTTCATTATGACGGGATCGATCGTCTTCTTTTACAATGTTTTTCGCTCGTACATTCCGCAACTGCCAGATTTAGGCAATATTTCAAATTATTCATTCGGCATGATTGGGTTGATTGCCGCGTTCATGGTAGCGAATCAGTATATGGAGAAATTCAAACATGCGAATTACTCAATTACCGCAGGGATCGTCTCAGTCTGTGTTTTGATGATGACCTTGCAGCCAGTCGGAGCCGAAGAAGGCGTCTATGACATGGGACGTGTCGGACCCACAGGGATTTTGATCGGGGTAATCGTCGGCGCAGTCGTAAGCGTGATCTTCCATTATTTCAGCAAGCTTCACTTATTGCGAAATTCAGAATTGCCGGATTTCGTTGTTGAATGGATCAACAACATCATCCCAATTTTCTTAAGCTTGGCGTTATGGTCCACACTGATCTTCGCCTTGAAGATCGATGTTTTCGAAGTCATCATCAATCTGTTTGAGCCGATCCAAAGCTTCGGGCAATCATTGCCAGGACTGATCCTGCTTGTATTGATCCCAGCCTTTTTCTACTCGATGGGGATCTCAACATGGTTATGGTCAGCCATCCAAAACCCGATCTTTATCGCCGGGATCGCGGCCAACGCCCTCGCTCTGAAAAGTGGAGATACCGGCATGAATATCGTCACGAATGAGACCGTTTATAGTTTGGGCTTGATCATGATGGGCGGGACGGGGGCGACCTTGTCGCTGAATCTGCTGATGTGCTTCTCAAAAGCGAAGAAATTAAAAACGTTGGGACGCATCTGTATCGGTCCTTCACTATTCAACATCAACGAACCCATCGTCTTCAGTACTCCCGTAGTGATGAACCCGATCTTGATGATGCCTATGTGGATCAACTCGATTACAGGAAGCATCGTTGTCTGGTTCGCGATGCGAGGCGGCTTGCTGAATATTCCCCAAGAGCTGATGCAAGTGGCGCAGATCCCAGCACCGATCTCCAGTGTGATGATCCTGCAAGATTTCCGCGCGATCCTCTGGTATGTCCTATTGTTCGCGATGTACCTGTTGACGTGGTACCCATTCTTCAAAGTGTATGAAAGAGAAGTGCTGGCTGAAGAAGTCAAAGAAGAACAAGTAGGTGCAGAATTAACGGCACCTGTAGAAGCTGTATAA
- a CDS encoding glycoside hydrolase family 1 protein — translation MNNEFPKDFLWGAATSAYQVEGAAQEDGKGLSQQDIINSERHEKFGFADASVASDHYHKYKEDIALFKEMGFTSYRFSIAWSRVFPNGDDVVNEAGIQFYRDLIQELKDNGIEPIPTLYHYDLPWPLVEKYGGWLSREVVKDFEVFAKYVINEFKDDIKYWITINEQSIIVQYWTQKCYVLPEYQDNNQLRYQINHHMNLAQAVAVKAAHEVGAKAGPALGYAPVYARTCKPEDQLAALNANDLRNAYYLDVYFRGYYNVAALTYLKQAGLAPEMEEGDEAFFAENLSDFFAINYYDSQCAHACPEGEERRWSGYNLSGKKGDMSGFETHPGFYQMCSNPELRTTDWDWAIDPIGLEYVYRDLYTRYRVPFMITENGLGAYDELTPDGKVHDDYRIEYLREHIQATKRAMDLGVEVVGYMPWSAIDLLSTSNGYKKRYGLIYVDRTDYDVKECKRIRKDSFYWYKEVIASNGTKMD, via the coding sequence ATGAACAACGAATTTCCAAAAGACTTCCTGTGGGGAGCAGCAACCAGCGCGTACCAAGTAGAGGGCGCAGCACAAGAGGATGGGAAAGGACTATCCCAACAAGATATCATCAACAGCGAACGCCACGAAAAATTCGGCTTTGCCGATGCGAGTGTCGCCAGCGACCATTACCATAAATACAAAGAAGACATCGCTTTGTTCAAAGAAATGGGCTTCACCAGCTACCGCTTTTCGATCGCGTGGTCACGAGTGTTCCCAAATGGGGATGATGTAGTCAATGAAGCGGGCATCCAATTTTACCGCGATCTGATCCAGGAATTGAAAGACAATGGTATCGAACCGATCCCAACCTTGTATCATTATGACTTGCCATGGCCTTTAGTTGAAAAATATGGCGGCTGGCTGTCTCGTGAAGTGGTGAAGGATTTTGAAGTCTTTGCGAAATACGTGATCAATGAATTCAAAGACGACATCAAATATTGGATCACCATCAATGAGCAAAGCATCATCGTGCAATACTGGACACAAAAATGCTATGTATTGCCAGAATATCAAGACAACAATCAGCTACGGTATCAAATCAATCACCACATGAATTTGGCGCAAGCAGTCGCGGTGAAAGCTGCGCATGAGGTGGGCGCAAAAGCAGGTCCTGCCTTAGGCTATGCCCCTGTGTATGCCCGCACCTGCAAACCAGAAGATCAGTTAGCGGCTTTGAACGCGAATGACCTACGTAATGCGTATTACTTGGATGTGTATTTCCGCGGCTACTACAATGTCGCAGCGTTGACTTACTTGAAGCAAGCAGGCTTGGCACCAGAAATGGAAGAAGGGGATGAGGCCTTCTTCGCGGAAAACTTATCTGACTTTTTTGCCATCAATTATTACGACAGTCAGTGTGCTCATGCGTGTCCTGAAGGGGAAGAGCGCCGTTGGTCCGGCTACAATTTATCGGGTAAAAAAGGTGATATGTCTGGTTTTGAAACGCATCCTGGATTTTATCAAATGTGTTCAAATCCAGAGCTGCGCACGACAGACTGGGATTGGGCGATCGATCCGATCGGTTTAGAGTATGTTTACCGGGATCTCTACACTCGGTACCGCGTACCATTTATGATCACTGAAAATGGCTTAGGCGCATACGACGAGTTGACGCCTGACGGCAAAGTTCATGACGATTATCGCATCGAGTATTTGCGGGAACACATCCAAGCGACGAAACGTGCGATGGATCTAGGCGTAGAAGTAGTCGGCTATATGCCGTGGTCAGCGATCGATCTGCTGTCCACCAGCAATGGCTACAAGAAACGTTATGGATTGATCTATGTGGATCGTACAGACTACGATGTAAAAGAATGCAAACGAATCAGAAAAGATTCTTTCTATTGGTACAAAGAAGTGATCGCGTCTAACGGCACGAAGATGGATTGA
- a CDS encoding PTS sugar transporter subunit IIB, whose product METINILLCCGAGMSSGFLAQKTRKAAKKRKISGSIDARSESEVASYLDAIDILLLGPHYASFKEEMSEQAAPYNVVVDVIPQDIYGMLDGEGLLDFALSKLEK is encoded by the coding sequence ATGGAAACGATCAATATTTTACTTTGCTGCGGTGCCGGTATGTCTAGTGGTTTCTTAGCTCAAAAAACACGAAAGGCTGCAAAGAAGCGCAAGATCTCAGGGTCTATCGATGCAAGAAGTGAAAGTGAAGTGGCTTCTTATCTAGATGCGATCGATATTTTACTTTTAGGCCCGCATTACGCGTCATTCAAAGAAGAAATGTCTGAGCAGGCAGCGCCCTACAATGTGGTGGTGGACGTCATTCCTCAAGATATTTACGGCATGTTAGACGGCGAAGGGCTGTTGGATTTTGCTCTTAGCAAACTGGAGAAGTAA
- the aspT gene encoding aspartate-alanine antiporter, whose translation MWKEISTFLLANPIISLFLALAGGYYIGKLKIKSFSLGSTVGVLLVALLIGQVGAFTIAPILKSIFFDLFIFVVGYEVGPAFVQSLKKSGIKLVIQSLFFSVVAFGIAMVIFKIADIDAGEAGGIIAGALTQSATIGTATSAINGLAISAAAKSAMTSNVAIAYAVTYVFGTMGVVIFLKNIAPAILRVNLKDETKKMMESLNLDTSDSSSPLLSTLATRSFEILQLPQEKMTVAAFEKKFHDKIVLQQLFSQRKPVDFDAQTSFKKGQVVTVLGDSEDLWKLIKEGVNYKEVFDDAYRKIPLLTMEVLLTNEYSYHALSLLTDHSIVVAEAMHEGTKVTELSTLKPGDRITLAGPARSIKKVLPTLGYPVENGAETDVSFLSIGLIVGLLIGLLVLTVKGVPLTLGAGGGALFSGLFFGWYQNKKAYLGNIPSATRWFLKSVGLNLFIAAVGLEAGSQFIKALGAMGIQVLLIGAVISILPHLLTLLFGKYVLKLNAVDNIGSLAGVGTINAALNAISEETQSSVFSLSFTPAYAIGNITLTVMGPLVVSLLAH comes from the coding sequence ATGTGGAAAGAGATCAGCACGTTTTTATTGGCTAATCCAATCATTAGTCTCTTTCTCGCCCTTGCAGGGGGCTATTATATCGGAAAGTTAAAAATCAAATCCTTCAGTCTAGGATCGACCGTCGGCGTGCTGTTAGTAGCACTGCTGATCGGCCAAGTCGGAGCGTTCACGATCGCGCCGATACTAAAAAGTATTTTCTTTGATCTATTCATTTTTGTTGTCGGTTATGAAGTTGGCCCCGCGTTTGTCCAAAGTCTGAAAAAATCAGGGATCAAGCTCGTGATCCAATCTCTCTTTTTCTCGGTGGTCGCTTTTGGGATCGCGATGGTCATTTTCAAAATAGCGGACATCGATGCTGGTGAAGCTGGCGGGATCATTGCCGGAGCACTCACACAGTCAGCCACGATCGGGACGGCGACTTCTGCGATCAATGGGCTGGCGATATCGGCAGCGGCAAAATCTGCGATGACTTCGAATGTAGCCATTGCCTATGCAGTGACTTATGTTTTCGGAACGATGGGTGTAGTGATCTTTTTGAAGAATATTGCCCCCGCGATCTTACGAGTCAATTTAAAAGATGAAACGAAAAAAATGATGGAGTCGTTAAATCTGGATACTTCTGACAGCAGTTCGCCCTTATTAAGCACACTTGCGACCCGCTCCTTTGAGATCCTCCAACTGCCCCAAGAAAAAATGACAGTGGCGGCCTTTGAAAAGAAGTTCCATGACAAGATCGTCCTTCAACAGCTATTCAGCCAACGGAAACCCGTGGACTTTGATGCTCAGACCTCATTTAAAAAAGGACAGGTAGTCACCGTTCTAGGAGACAGCGAGGATCTATGGAAACTCATCAAAGAAGGCGTCAATTACAAAGAAGTCTTCGACGATGCGTATCGTAAGATTCCATTGCTGACTATGGAAGTCCTGCTGACGAATGAATACAGCTACCATGCACTGTCTCTTTTGACGGATCACAGTATCGTGGTCGCTGAAGCTATGCATGAGGGAACTAAGGTGACAGAGTTGTCCACGTTGAAGCCAGGAGACCGGATCACGCTTGCCGGTCCTGCCCGTTCGATCAAAAAGGTCTTGCCTACACTCGGCTATCCTGTGGAAAATGGCGCAGAAACAGATGTCAGCTTTCTATCGATCGGACTGATCGTCGGTCTTCTGATCGGGTTATTGGTACTGACCGTCAAAGGGGTGCCATTAACGCTGGGAGCTGGCGGAGGCGCCTTGTTCAGCGGCTTGTTTTTTGGGTGGTACCAAAACAAGAAGGCATATTTGGGGAATATTCCCAGTGCTACTCGCTGGTTCTTAAAAAGTGTCGGCCTAAACCTGTTTATAGCTGCCGTCGGGTTAGAAGCAGGCAGTCAATTTATCAAGGCATTAGGCGCTATGGGAATCCAAGTATTGCTGATCGGTGCGGTGATCTCGATTTTGCCGCATTTGCTCACGCTGCTGTTCGGCAAGTATGTATTGAAGCTGAACGCAGTCGACAACATTGGCTCCTTAGCCGGCGTTGGGACGATCAACGCGGCACTAAATGCCATCAGTGAGGAAACACAAAGCAGTGTCTTTTCATTGAGTTTTACCCCAGCCTATGCGATTGGGAACATTACACTCACCGTAATGGGTCCTTTAGTCGTATCGTTGCTGGCACATTAA